One segment of Fusarium falciforme chromosome 13, complete sequence DNA contains the following:
- a CDS encoding Opy2 domain-containing protein, translating into MGGPRYLVARNLDELGRALQLVPRDNDCIECDDSTGLQCPKCSDGESCQFTVPLDCAQCATSSCMKDEEAESDKGGGGLNIGSIIGGIIGSIVVIAVATYFAWRFYIKPKRSQTPTSINVEDMDPVQSPEKNTALGGTRPLSTHTVHSIAPTVLTRASNIIQIAYIPGVTNRATPTSPNLPAPLVLLIPVRSDEDNRSRGNDDQHFFVPSDLQNSTYSSLSGSSDRALYARTPYAPRSNVTFLPRFYPDQEAGILSKVLRLEQEATISMQSPATVESRSF; encoded by the exons ATGGGCGGGCCTCGATACTTAGTTGCCAGAAACTTGGATGAGTTAGGACGTG CACTTCAGCTCGTCCCTCGAGACAACGACTGTATCGAGTGTGACGATAGCACAGGACTCCAATGTCCTAAGTGCTCTGATGGTGAGAGCTGCCAATTTACCGTTCCTCTCGACTGCGCCCAATGTGCTACATCCAGCTGCAtgaaggatgaagaggccgAATCTGAcaaaggcggcggcggcctaAACATTGGCAGCATCATTGGCGGTATCATCGGTAGCATCGTAGTGATTGCCGTCGCTACATATTTTGCCTGGAGGTTCTATATTAAGCCTAAGAGGTCACAGACTCCCACATCTATCAATGTCGAAGACATGGACCCTGTGCAAAGCCCCGAGAAGAATACCGCCTTGGGGGGGACTCGTCCCCTATCAACACATACCGTTCATTCTATCGCTCCCACCGTCCTCACTCGAGCCTCCAATATTATCCAGATCGCCTACATCCCCGGCGTTACCAACCGAGCGACTCCGACGTCACCAAACCTTCCTGCTCCTCTCGTCTTGCTGATCCCCGTGCGTAGCGACGAGGACAACCGAAGCCGTGGGAACGACGACCAACACTTTTTTGTCCCTAGCGACCTTCAAAACTCGACCTACTCGAGTCTATCTGGCTCCTCAGACCGAGCCTTATACGCCCGCACCCCTTACGCACCTCGGTCTAATGTTACTTTCCTTCCGAGGTTTTACCCTGATCAAGAGGCCGGCATTCTTAGCAAAGTATTGCGTCTTGAACAGGAGGCTACCATATCAATGCAGTCTCCAGCGACAGTAGAATCGAGGTCATTCTGA
- a CDS encoding Calpain catalytic domain-containing protein, producing the protein MGDIRFLVPDSASQDSNVLSIDPYALVEALLGQKVNKPASVGSNGLQSGYDDLDMKIEARLSREGNMRPDSPPKDVRVGAVNPYSLVEALLGRNIDKFSINSAKIISNVLQTDYDELFDMKHCSVLFAGLKLNEKERKAEKLSEKDMKILNERDLMTPDLSEVQKLDDLEKIGLKDLGKTRVKVARMQNGKLHLMLHAHSLGKTISNRDVTMSVNELVSPFRMQKGHWTPPNSSWRDMYDYFFQSVNKRLIGDLTMFEIGEKRETMRNFDDPTQGCAGNSWLIAALFSVFWSDPVAINRATRVHYDKNEKKRLAIKFHDKGGDNNGKTETVEVNYEIPINNSNNGPLYCRSSDGADIWPSLYEKAFAKWITGSSSEQPDITQTHCGDPVKAMAQINGREPHYYRAENHSANDMLGLVRSNCVNFKTINPMTAWTYATGNMYRGSNVVANHAYSILGYTILGDKQYLVLRNPWGVTEPIGLNSYPGLLERLDPNLWHPASLLDHGGLFAMETEAFKHCFAYVGVAK; encoded by the coding sequence ATGGGTGACATCCGATTTCTTGTCCCGGATTCCGCATCCCAAGACTCCAATGTTCTTTCTATCGACCCATATGCCTTAGTCGaagctcttcttggccagaaAGTTAACAAGCCAGCATCTGTTGGCTCCAACGGCCTTCAGTCGGGCTACGATGACCTTGACATGAAAATTGAGGCTAGACTCTCCAGGGAGGGGAACATGCGCCCCGATTCGCCGCCTAAGGATGTCAGAGTCGGTGCTGTCAATCCGTACTCACTCGTGGAAGCCCTCCTCGGTCGAAATATTGACAAGTTTTCGATAAACTCGGCAAAGATCATCTCCAACGTCCTGCAGACGGATTACGATGAACTCTTCGACATGAAGCATTGCTCCGTGCTATTCGCCGGGCTAAAGCTCaacgagaaggagaggaaggcAGAGAAGTTGTCTGAGAAAGACATGAAGATCTTAAACGAGCGGGACCTCATGACTCCTGATCTGTCAGAGGTTCAGAAGCTGGACGACCTTGAGAAGATCGGACTGAAGGATCTGGGTAAGACGCGGGTTAAGGTGGCTCGCATGCAGAATGGCAAGCTGCACTTGATGCTCCACGCTCACTCCTTGGGAAAGACGATCTCCAACCGTGACGTGACAATGTCCGTCAACGAGCTAGTCAGTCCATTCAGGATGCAAAAGGGTCACTGGACACCGCCTAACAGCTCGTGGCGCGACATGTACGACTATTTCTTCCAGAGTGTCAACAAGCGTCTCATTGGCGATCTTACCATGTTTGAAATTGGCGAGAAAAGAGAGACCATGCGCAACTTTGATGATCCCACACAGGGTTGCGCCGGCAACAGCTGGCTGATTGCCGCCCTGTTTTCGGTCTTCTGGTCCGACCCTGTTGCCATTAACCGCGCTACTCGAGTCCACTACGACAAGAATGAGAAGAAGCGCCTCGCCATCAAGTTTCACGACAAGGGCGGCGATAATAACGGCAAAACCGAGACTGTGGAGGTTAATTACGAAATCCCCATCAACAACTCGAACAATGGGCCTCTGTACTGCCGCTCCAGCGACGGTGCTGACATATGGCCATCGTTATATGAGAAGGCATTTGCCAAATGGATCACCGGTAGCTCATCGGAGCAACCCGACATCACCCAGACGCATTGCGGCGACCCTGTGAAGGCCATGGCACAGATCAACGGCCGGGAACCCCACTACTACAGGGCCGAGAACCATTCTGCCAATGACATGTTAGGACTTGTCCGCTCCAACTGCGTCAACTTCAAGACCATTAACCCCATGACTGCCTGGACCTACGCCACTGGCAACATGTACAGAGGCAGCAACGTCGTTGCCAACCATGCCTACTCTATTCTCGGCTACACTATCCTTGGTGACAAGCAATACCTTGTTCTCCGCAACCCATGGGGTGTTACCGAGCCCATCGGATTGAACAGCTACCCAGGGCTTCTTGAGCGCCTCGACCCCAACTTGTGGCACCCAGCTTCCCTGCTTGACCACGGAGGCCTGTTCGCTATGGAGACAGAGGCATTTAAACATTGCTTCGCCTATGTTGGTGTTGCGAAATAA
- a CDS encoding Phosphoinositide phospholipase C, with the protein MSPDTVVLTTSSSVQPSPKPMHGRNEDPYPYNFQLPESILSRKTSNDSLDRSLASCNPSAMPEASPKSSKLIRRFSNRAHRFASSRQQSSAAPASRNGSIGPSILRCRSDSNATAPPRPPEYNAATDTDEEADPVPDGNISLFGLDGAIHSSSNNDAAGSTNGSGSAKAGPVLPAELRNGCEVLKVSRRSRTRRVNLMYETESNKLSWDPARPHKSLHVDEIKEIRTGPDTQQYCLDFGMSESCADTWFTIIYTVQGNSRTKLLHIVTDNEEVLNRWTGFLEATLTYRQGSMTSLMAFDDGAMAQYWQTEMTREFGNQPRDPEQEELDIAGVKRVCQNLHIYSSQWTLQTNFRLSDVRRREKLNFTEFRGFIRLMKQRHDVQRIIRSIAAKPETGMTFPEFLAFLRDIQGEDVDSNLSMWEKQFAYLGHRYRPDAVETTDAADDMLIMSEAAFVRYLTSEINSAIIPEPQNYTLDRLMNEYIISSSHNTYLLGRQVAGQSSVEGYISVLIRGCRCVEVDCWDGNSGQPEVNHGRTLTTSISFREVIATINKYAFVKSRFPLWISLEVHCNPNQQAIMVNIMKEAFGSRLVTETLEDCYDKFPSPSELMERILIKVKMPQSKQEPPASNFRGRRRGNSLNSPLTRSVTDAAMLMPSQSLPQSFMRSPSPSCRRPVRKTRVNTITEGGVQGRASRSASDNDSGGERNSRKTSTQIVKELGDLGVYCAGVNFAGFDAAEAKQYNHIFSFMESSFAKHFRAKEQKIAVDLHNLRFMMRVYPDRTRITSNNFDPLLYWRRGIQMVALNWQTFDLGMQINRAMFDGGQDFSGYVLKPAELRDIQMLPYNPELPGGKKERRVVSFTIDVISAQRLMRPASLPANKAMNPYVEVEVFHASDKREKRNESALPRDFDPPQKFRTNIVRENGFNPMFDGHFKFKVTKKQPDLVFVRWSVKLSNDGENYNDRPAVATYTAKLSNLKQGYRTLPLLNDAGDQYLFSKLFCKIKVDSIKKMMIDAPCCVLDGSRIKGLGGEAFS; encoded by the coding sequence ATGTCACCCGATACCGTCGTTCTGACTACGAGTTCCTCAGTCCAACCGTCGCCTAAACCCATGCACGGTAGGAATGAGGACCCGTACCCCTACAACTTTCAGCTACCGGAGTCTATCCTATCTCGCAAGACGAGCAACGACTCACTAGATCGAAGCTTGGCTAGCTGCAACCCCAGCGCAATGCCCGAGGCCTCGCCTAAGAGTAGCAAGTTGATTCGCCGCTTCTCGAATCGCGCCCATCGGTTTGCCAGCAGCAGACAACAATCTTCGGCAGCCCCTGCCAGCCGGAACGGTAGTATCGGTCCCAGCATCTTGCGCTGTCGGAGTGACAGCAACGCCACTGCCCCGCCACGGCCGCCAGAGTATAACGCCGCGACTGAcacggacgaggaggctgacCCGGTTCCGGATGGCAACATATCTCTCTTTGGCCTCGATGGAGCCATTCACTCATCAAGCAACAATGACGCTGCCGGTTCAACTAATGGAAGTGGCAGTGCCAAGGCCGGACCCGTGTTGCCGGCCGAGCTTCGGAATGGTTGTGAAGTTCTCAAGGTGTCCAGGAGAAGTCGCACGAGACGGGTTAATCTTATGTATGAGACCGAATCTAACAAGCTCTCGTGGGACCCTGCTCGCCCACATAAGTCCTTACACGTCGATGAGATCAAAGAGATCCGAACTGGTCCTGATACTCAACAATACTGCCTTGACTTTGGAATGTCCGAATCGTGCGCGGATACCTGGTTCACCATCATCTATACCGTCCAAGGCAACTCGAGGACCAAGCTTCTGCACATTGTCACCGATAATGAGGAAGTCTTGAACCGCTGGACTGGGTTCCTCGAGGCTACATTGACTTACCGACAGGGGTCAATGACCTCTCTCATGGCCTTCGACGATGGAGCCATGGCCCAGTATTGGCAGACTGAGATGACCAGGGAGTTCGGTAACCAGCCCCGTGATCCTGAGCAGGAGGAACTGGACATAGCCGGAGTCAAGCGTGTTTGCCAGAACCTTCATATTTACAGCTCTCAGTGGACCCTGCAGACCAACTTCCGCCTATCCGATGTCCGACGACGTGAGAAGCTCAACTTTACCGAGTTCAGGGGTTTCATCCGCCTAATGAAGCAGAGGCACGATGTTCAGCGAATCATTCGCAGCATTGCCGCTAAACCTGAGACTGGCATGACCTTTCCAGAGTTTCTGGCTTTCCTCCGCGATATCCAAGGGGAGGACGTGGATTCTAACCTTTCTATGTGGGAGAAGCAATTTGCCTACCTCGGCCACCGATACCGACCTGATGCAGTCGAGACCACCGATGCGGCTGATGACATGCTGATCATGTCCGAAGCCGCCTTTGTGAGGTACCTAACATCTGAGATAAACTCAGCGATTATACCGGAGCCTCAAAACTACACACTTGACCGCCTCATGAACGAATATATCATCTCTAGCTCCCACAACACCTACCTCCTTGGTCGACAGGTAGCCGGTCAGTCCAGCGTCGAGGGCTACATCTCGGTTCTTATTCGAGGCTGCCGCTGTGTCGAGGTTGACTGCTGGGATGGCAACTCTGGGCAGCCCGAGGTCAACCACGGTCGCACCCTTACGACCTCGATTAGTTTCCGTGAGGTCATAGCCACGATCAATAAGTACGCCTTTGTTAAGTCGAGGTTCCCTCTCTGGATCTCCCTCGAGGTTCATTGCAACCCTAATCAGCAAGCCATCATGGTCAACATTATGAAGGAGGCCTTCGGCTCTCGACTGGTCACCGAGACGTTGGAAGACTGCTATGACAAGTTTCCTTCGCCCTCTGAGCTCATGGAACGCATCCttatcaaggtcaagatgcCGCAGAGCAAGCAGGAGCCTCCTGCCAGCAATTTCCGCGGCCGCCGACGAGGCAACAGCCTCAACTCACCACTGACTCGTTCCGTGACTGATGCCGCCATGTTGATGCCTTCGCAGTCGCTTCCTCAGAGCTTCATGCGTAGCCCTAGCCCTTCTTGTCGTCGACCGGTCAGAAAGACTCGTGTCAACACAATTACTGAAGGCGGGGTGCAAGGTAGGGCGAGTAGAAGCGCCAGCGACAATGACAGCGGCGGAGAGCGAAACTCACGAAAGACGTCTACCCAGATTGTTAAAGagcttggtgatcttggcgtCTACTGTGCCGGTGTCAATTTTGCTGGCTTTGACGCTGCCGAGGCGAAGCAATACAACCacatcttctccttcatggAGTCGAGCTTTGCCAAGCACTTTCGCGCCAAGGAACAGAAGATAGCAGTCGACCTCCACAACCTGCGCTTCATGATGCGAGTTTACCCTGATCGCACCCGAATCACCTCTAACAACTTTGATCCCCTTCTGTACTGGCGCCGCGGAATCCAGATGGTTGCGCTCAACTGGCAGACCTTCGACTTGGGTATGCAGATCAACCGCGCTATGTTTGACGGTGGCCAGGACTTCTCGGGCTACGTGCTTAAACCTGCGGAGCTACGGGACATCCAAATGCTCCCATACAACCCCGAACTTCCTGGGGGCAAGAAGGAGCGCAGGGTTGTTTCATTCACCATCGATGTCATCTCGGCACAACGGCTTATGCGACCGGCCAGCCTTCCTGCCAACAAGGCGATGAACCCGtacgtcgaggtcgaggtctTCCACGCCAGTGATAAACGGGAGAAGAGGAATGAGTCAGCCTTGCCTAGAGATTTTGACCCGCCGCAAAAGTTCCGGACGAATATCGTACGAGAGAACGGCTTCAACCCAATGTTTGATGGTCACTTCAAGTTCAAAGTCACGAAGAAACAACCCGATCTGGTCTTTGTTCGATGGTCTGTCAAACTCTCCAACGATGGCGAGAACTATAATGACAGACCGGCAGTGGCCACCTACACTGCTAAGCTTAGCAACCTCAAGCAAGGCTACCGCACCTTACCTCTTCTCAACGATGCTGGTGACCAGTACCTTTTCTCAAAGCTCTTCTGCAAGATCAAGGTTGATTCGAttaagaagatgatgatcgaCGCACCCTGTTGCGTTCTAGATGGTAGCAGGATTAAGGGCCTGGGTGGAGAGGCTTTTAGTTGA